A window of the Lepus europaeus isolate LE1 chromosome 5, mLepTim1.pri, whole genome shotgun sequence genome harbors these coding sequences:
- the TMEM176A gene encoding transmembrane protein 176A, with translation MEMEMADGSEVAQDAPQPTHIDVHVHQESALAKLLLSRGSLLRLLFPAVATATRSPGSSRLLVASWVVQIVLGVLSGVLGGLLYLSKYYILYRSGAAIWTGVVAVAAGAAAFTYQERGGICWALLRTLLALGAFFTAIAAIIIEAKLHYHGYYFSHYMCDFSRSRNWHSGSSSTLSPEEGRRIHPCIAYQKMMNKLSISLQAMLLGVWILLLLASLAPLGLYCWRRSPLEKKRDQKKLLGVHGIQPCLS, from the exons atggagatggagatggcaGATGGCAGTGAGGTGGCCCAGGATGCTCCACAGCCCACTCACATCGATGTGCACGTCCACCAGGAGTCGGCTCTGGCCAAGCTCCTGCTCTCTAGAGGCTCCCTGCTGCGGCTCctgttccctgctgtggccaccgCAACCCGGAGCCCAGGCAGCAGCCGGCTTCTGGTGGCCTCCTGG GTGGTGCAGATCGTGCTGGGGGTCCTGAGTGGGGTCCTGGGGGGACTCCTGTACCTCTCCAAGTACTACATCCTGTACCGGTCAGGAGCCGCCATCTGGACAGGGGTTGTG GCTGTGGCGGCTGGAGCTGCTGCCTTCACTTACCAGGAGCGGGGTGGGATCTGCTGG gccctgctgagGACTCTGCTTGCACTGGGAGCTTTCTtcacagccattgctgccatcatAATTGAAGCCAAACTCCATTACCACGGATACTACTTTAGTCATTATATGTGTGATTTCTCCCGCTCGAGGAACTGGCATTCTGGGTCCTCCAGCACGCTCAGtccagaagaaggaaggaggatacACCCGTGCATCGCTTACCAGAAAATGATGAAT aagCTATCCATCAGCCTTCAGGCCATGCTTTTGGGTGTCTGGATTCTGCTGCTTCTGGCATCCCTGGCCCCTCTGGGTCTCTACTGCTGGAGAAGATCCCCACTGGAGAAG aaaagagaccagaagaagctgttGGGAGTGCATGGGATCCAGCCCTGCCTTTCCTGA